One Nicotiana tomentosiformis chromosome 1, ASM39032v3, whole genome shotgun sequence genomic window, TTGTTCACAACTTACAATGATATAATCACTCATTCTATGAATATTTGGTTGCACTGACTGCTTGAATTGAAATTTTCAAGAGACAAAACTTTAATCGGTTAGATTGTTGCTATTGTTTGATTATACAAACTTTAATCTGCTTCTCTTATGACGGTAAAAGCCTGCTAGAATAGTTGCATTTTAATAGAATGAAGCTGCCCTCTCATCGTAGTTCCCTGCTGCTGTACTTACGTTTAGTTGGAGAATGTGACCTTTAACTTTTCTTTTGTACGCTGTCCATTGATGAATGGGACTTCAATTCTTTAGCTATTTATTTGTTTGCTTGTAACAACTGACATTGTGTAAAAGGAGATGTTTCTGTGACAGCTATGTTAAATGGAAGGTCGTTATATTGAATCTGAGGGGCTTAAAGACATCTGACAGACTGTTGTGTATctaaatttttgagattattaGTTTCTAGTTTAGCTACTGTCTGATACATTCTTCTGGATTCTTGATTGTCCTGAATAGTCCCACGTTAAAGAGCTTGAGGAGGAAGTCAAGCTTCTCAAGAATCTCTCGCATCCACATATTGTTGTAAGTAAATCCTTGATCTCCTGTCTGGGGAATTGTTGTCCCTGAAATACTCAGTTGCTATATTGCGTTGTTAGAGATATCTTGGAACTGTGAGAGAAGAAGACACATTGAATATTCTGCTGGAATTCGTACCTGGTGGATCGATATCATCCCTTTTAGGCAAATTTGGATCTTTCCCCGAGCCAGTAAGTCATTTACGGTCTTATTTTCCACCCTCTTTTGATGTATGATTCTTTTTATTGGATGTCTCTATCTAAGACTATCTTCCCTAGTAGGTTATAAGAACGTACACTAAGCAATTGCTCCTAGGGCTGGATTATCTTCACAAGAATGGAATCATGCATAGAGATATTAAGGTAtcatttttcctttcttttcttgctATCGAAGTATGACCAACAATAATCTCGTATACTAATTTGGGTTCAGGGGGCCAATATCCTTGTTGATAACAAAGGTTGCATAAAACTGGCTGACTTTGGGGCATCAAAGAAGGTTGTCGAACTGGTATGTCTACCATCCATTATTGATCTGTATTTGGTTTAGTTGGGATGTAATGAAGAGGATATTGATGAAACATGTTCACAATAGGCTACTATATCAGGCGCCAAGTCCATGAAGGGCACACCATACTGGATGGCTCCTGAGGTCATTCGCCAAACCGGTCATAGCTTGTAAGGACAATTACAGCATTGTATTGATAAATTTGTAGCTTATTTTCTTGTTTGATCTGGATTGCAATATGTTACCTATCTGTTGTATCACTTTAATGGTTCTTATTTCTAGTTTGAGCCCACATTTTGTTTGTTTTGCTGATTACTTGGAAGTGCACCGTTGGTTTTACAATGAGTCTTAGTTTTGATTTTAATGAGACACTATAAGCATAAGATCAACTCATTAATTCTGATCATACTTGACCATGCTTAATTGCTGCAAATTTAATTGTGATTCGTGAAATTGAGTTAGTGTTCTCTTGTGCTCAGACAAATGTTCTCAGCCGTTTCTTTATGATGAGCCTAACAGTTTCTTCTCTATGACAGAGAAACATTTAGCTTATCTATGTTACTTTAActtccatttttcatttttttaatctTTCCGCCTCTCGCTATTTTTAGAAGAATCATCCAGATTTTGTTTTCGAATTGTCACACCTTTTTGTAAGCATTATCTTGTTTTGCTTCTTCAATCATAATGGTCCTCACTGGGTCAAAAGTTTTCTGGTGTTAAGCATTTATGTCTACCACCTTTTGTTTTCATTCCTTATCCAGCTCATATGCTGATTAGTGTTCTGAAACTTTGCCACCCTCCTGAGGTATGAACATGCTTTCAAGCTCCATGCCACCTTACTTCTTATCATACTCTGGGTATTTCCAACTTTAATGTCTTTATTAATCACCAAAAAAGTCGCTCTCAAGTTTAAATTCTAGCTGGGACAAAAAAAAAACTAGTTGAATTTTCCCATCTACTCAGGTCTTGGTGGTCAGAGTTGTGAGAAGCACGGGAGAAAATTATATTATTAATTTCCTATTCAATTCAATTATAATACAACGAGACCTATTCAATTCAATTATAATACAATGAGACCTATTTATACGATACATATCCTACTCCTATTCTATGTAGGAATAAGACTAATTCACGTTAGttacataactatctaacactccccctcaagctggtgcatacaaatcatatgtaccgaacttgttacatatgtaactaatacgaggaccagtgagccacatggtgaaaatatttacaagctgatcattcgacttcacaaaGATTGAGAAtatgaaatagtagtgaaaagagatttgttaccagaaatatgatcagaTGCACCTGGATCAATGAGCCGaatcagaggatgaagattgggagacacAAATCACGCTATTTTCTGTTTGAACAACGAAAGCTATCTCTGAAGtgctttgtactgaaggaactcaatataatccgGTAGAGAAACAATCCAACTATTCACGCCGGAAAAAGTGCATTGTTCACGTCGGATTTCTCTTCTCGGAGTTGCTGGAATTTATACACAACGATAATTTCTCACGGTTGcactgataccatgtgagaaagcacgggagaaaaatatattattaatattcTATTCAATTATAATACAATGAGCCCTATTTATACAATACATATCCTACTCCTATTCTATGTAGGACTAGGACTAATTCACGTTATTTACATAACTATCTAACAAGAGTTATCCAATACCTGTGCTGGTAGGAGGTAGCAGGTGGCTAGTGGAATAGTCTAGGTGCACACAAGTTAATACTTAAGCCTGTTAATAGTAGAACAGAACTTTCTGATGGAAAGAGGAGTTTCTCGGTGAAAAAGCAATTCTTGTTTTTGACTAGATGTATGGTTCTGATTCTGTTAGCCTTTGCAGCATATTCCTTGAATTGATCACTTCAGCATAAGTTCTGCTGGTAATTATTATGTCCTTGTATATGAATTTCAGCTCTGCTGATATATGGAGCGTAGGATGTACTGTAATAGAGATGACTACTGGCAAGCCACCCTGGAGCCAACAGTATCAAGAGGTATACACTTCATGCAGGTCTTGTTTAACTCTTTTATATTCCTTTTTGGCATTTATAAACTGGTTACTATCTGCGGGTGCACTCATGCTTTACACTTATGCTGTGTTTGTTTTAGGTTGCTGCGCTCTTCTATATTGGGACTACAAAAGCTCATCCTCCAATCCCTGAACATCTGTCTGTTGAAGCAAAAGACTTTCTGCTGAAATGTTTACAAAAGTATGTAGTCATCGCTGTATCTGACTCCAATCGAAGTCCAATAATAGCGCAATAAATATTGATGCCAAAACCATTTAGTTCACACTTCACGGCACCATGCGCTTTGATCTTCGTAGTAGACATAGACATGACAGCATATAGAGATGATATTCAATTGGAGAGAATATAGTTTTGCATGATTTCCTTCTTTGCCAAGTCTCTGATGTTTGATTGACTCTTTCTGGATTCATAGTGTAACCACTAACCAGTAGATATAGTGCTGCGTTCTTGACATCCTTGGTTTGGTATTTTATCTGTTATAGTTATCCCTACTTACACCATTAATGAGACTAAGATATGGCACGCAGGGAACCAGAGTTAAGACTATCAGCTAGTGAGTTGTTACAGGTGATTTGATTTGACCTATGACAATCTTTTATCGTTTTGTCTCTCTTGTACAATGTAACAATATGTTCATTCTTGGCTTCACATGTAGCATTCATTTGTCACTGGTGAAGCACAACTATCTCCTCCTGACGGTTCTAGCTCCATGATGGTCAGTTTATCTACATCAATTGGCAATATAGTTAATATTGCTCAAGCACTTACTTTCTGAAATTCATTTACTGATAGGGCAAATCTCAAGCTCATTCTGATTCAAATGGGCATAACAGAAAAAGCGTGTAAGTGCTCTTAAGGCTTTTTTCTAGCATAGACGGTAGCATTTGCATCAAATAATCCCAAAGTCCTAAGAAGAATCAAAGCTACGATTTCACTACCTAAATGCTAATGTCAACAGACAGAGAGAAACTTTGAAATCCTTTGATTTGTAATAtaacaactatgcctcaatccAAGTAAGTTGGGGTTGGCTATATTAATCCTCACCGTCCATGTTACTCCATTTAAGCTCATCTCAGTCtagtattatataaaataaaattaatattaaaaataaaaagtactcAACTGAAGTTCTTTATATTTTCTACCGGCATATATCTCTTGCAGGACTAAAAGACTCCTAAAAATATTGGCCCTAAAGTAAACTTACTAGCATGACTAAAACTTAATCCCAACTAATTGCTAATGCTTATATAGATCTTTTTCTTTCGTTGTGCTATATTCGTTTGGTATTTAGGATATGATATGATAACTAAATCGATAAGATACGCAGTGCATTGAAGAGTGCGACAAAGAAAGCCTCTAGATTTTGACCTTGAAAGTTGAAACCTGTATTTATCTACTTGTGAAATAGCTTTTGGCTGCATTTCCAATGGACAATATGGATTATACATTTCATTGTAGATTATATGGACTATTCCGTAACTATGTCTAATACCTTGTTGATTGAATGACAATCAGTGTTGGTTCGATAGACACCTGCAACTTGGGTACCTTGAACATCTCAACAGAAAATGCATGTACCTTGTCGGAGACTGGACATATGTGGAGAGGAAACAGTAGTGATGATGATATGTGTCAGATTGATGATACTGATAATTTTTTCTTGGGTGGAGGAACAAAGTTAAGCACTGCTAAGACGGTGGATGACTTCAATAAGGTATTAAGCGTCTCTGCTTGCTGTTTTGTTGCTAAAGTATATATATTACACTGGAGTTGATTTCCTCTACATCGTCATGTCAAGTAGAGTTTCAATCCCATATCTGAGCCCTCTGATGATTGGAACTGTGATTATGGCATGACTCCTCAATCACAACAAGGGAATGCAAATATAGTTAACAATCAGGAAGGTGGCATAGGCGATGGGATTTCAGTCTCGCCTAACAACAATTCTGCAGTTTTTTGTGGTCCTTCCATATCAGAAGATGAGGATGAGCTTACTGAGTCTAAAATCAGAGCCTTCCTGGATGAAAAGGTTCCCACTTCTCGTGTTGCTTGACATTGCTCTATGCAGAGTTATTCTTACATATTTCTATCTTTGTGTTTAAAGTGTATCGTTTTATTTCTGTATAGGCTTTTGAATTGAAGAAACTGCAGACACCTCTGTATGAAGAGTACTACAACAACAGTTTGAATCCTTCATACACTCCGCAGTTGGCTGAGACTGCAATTGATGAAACCACTCCAAAATACTTGAAATTACCCCCAAAAAGTAGGTCACCAAGTAGGGGTCCTATTGGAAGCCCGTCTACAGGAGTTGATATCATCAATAGTACAAGTCCCGGGAGCAGCAACAGGCGAACATCATGCATTGGCAGTGGAAGCAACCAAGACTATGATGACAGTTCACCGCAATCTAATGAGCGGAGGCAATCAAATAGTCCAATGTAAGTTTGTAGATCAACTTTCTTTTGTCTTGATTTTCTTTTTGGTTTCTGTAATTTGAAGATATGTTACTCTGTCTGTAGTGCAAGTTTTAGTGAGATTCAGAGGAAGTGGAAGGAAGAGCTTGACCAAGAGCTAGAAAGAAAGCGAGGTAAATCTTTGCTTCTCTATATGATTATCTGGTCAATGCTCTTCCCTCACTCTGCTCATGCATGGTTGTTCTGTATTGCCAATTCTGTATATATAGGTTTCATACTTTAAAACAGGATAAAAACTTGATCCGCCACGTTCTCAAAACAAAACCAAGGTTCCTCTCCATTCCATTTCCACCATTCGTCCTTTTCCATGAAAAGATATTTCAAATTATACTTTTTAAATTATACTTTTCCATGATGATATGAGTTGATCAAAATAAAAGGTGGAGGATCCATATTGCCCACCCCAACTTGTGTGAGACTGAGGCGTAGCTGTAGTTGTAGTCTAGTACTTCTGTAAATAGTTTTAAGGACATTTAAGTAACTTAAACAAAAAAATTGTTCAGCATTTTTTTTGCCAAATACATTAACTGTAGTATTAGTTTTAACACTTCTATCCAAACTCGTAACTTCTTATTTATAAAATCTTCTTCAGCAGTGCTTTTGAACACCTAATACTTCTCAGTCACTTTTAATCAGAGAACCCAAATGGACTCTTTGTTGCTGTAAATTATTATCTATCTATTAGATAGTCTCATGAAACTCACAAATCTTGTAGTTTTTTTCCCTGTAGAAAGATCGTTATATTTGGAAGTTCTAATCGCCCTTAGAAATTATTTAACGGATGTTCTATTTAAAAGTTAAAACATCGCTTGTAAAGTTGTTTAAATATTTCTGGCAGTTGGATATTCATCACTTCATTCCCTTAGGGCTGTTATCCAGTTACACTGTCACTGAGAACTTGGAAATCATGCTTTTAAACCCATCCTAGGAGTCATAAATATTGTCTCCTGCCTGACCCTTTGTTCTGTTTATTGTTGAATATAAGAACATCTTGTGAAGCCTGGTGCCTGAGGGACCTGTAATCCTGTATTTTTTAACATTTTCTCAATCTTTATACTTGTAGAGAGTACAAATTTTCTTAGAGAAGTTGCAGACGTTATCCAAAGTTTTAAGAAATGATCCTAGCTAAAAGTGCTTAGAAATCATGAAACTAGAGTCCCCAACCCTCTTAGTTCTGCAGAATCTTCTGCAAGAAGCATGGGGACTTCTAACGAGACCAATTCTGGTAGGTTCCTGATACCAACCTTGCGTAAACACTGTCAATTCCTAGTTATTAATGGTCAAACGTGGGGGTGTCTTTGTCCCTACGAACCGTGCTACTGCATCAGACTAGTAAACTTGCAGATTAGGTCATCTTTGAATGGCTGCTGCTATTTACTGTAAAGGCGGTTGGGTTTA contains:
- the LOC104116652 gene encoding mitogen-activated protein kinase kinase kinase NPK1-like, which encodes MQDIFGSVRRSLVFRTPTADGGDDGNLVEKINSCIRNSRVFSKLSPPPPALPSPKAVKDGGDAAPRPIRWRKGEMIGCGAFGQVYMGMNLDSGELLAVKQVLIAANSASKEKAQSHVKELEEEVKLLKNLSHPHIVRYLGTVREEDTLNILLEFVPGGSISSLLGKFGSFPEPVIRTYTKQLLLGLDYLHKNGIMHRDIKGANILVDNKGCIKLADFGASKKVVELATISGAKSMKGTPYWMAPEVIRQTGHSFSADIWSVGCTVIEMTTGKPPWSQQYQEVAALFYIGTTKAHPPIPEHLSVEAKDFLLKCLQKEPELRLSASELLQHSFVTGEAQLSPPDGSSSMMGKSQAHSDSNGHNRKSVVGSIDTCNLGTLNISTENACTLSETGHMWRGNSSDDDMCQIDDTDNFFLGGGTKLSTAKTVDDFNKSFNPISEPSDDWNCDYGMTPQSQQGNANIVNNQEGGIGDGISVSPNNNSAVFCGPSISEDEDELTESKIRAFLDEKAFELKKLQTPLYEEYYNNSLNPSYTPQLAETAIDETTPKYLKLPPKSRSPSRGPIGSPSTGVDIINSTSPGSSNRRTSCIGSGSNQDYDDSSPQSNERRQSNSPIASFSEIQRKWKEELDQELERKREMMRQAGVGGKTSSPKDRALNRQRERSRFASPGK